From a region of the Drosophila virilis strain 15010-1051.87 chromosome 3, Dvir_AGI_RSII-ME, whole genome shotgun sequence genome:
- the TrpRS-m gene encoding uncharacterized protein TrpRS-m, which produces MFRVGKFNVNRANRLTRITRRMSLAKRLLNASQIQSSGTAPRERMPTPPTSQSCLASKLQKKSQTVDPDQIQGPPQNQRWPRKIFSGIQPTGSLHLGNYLGAVRKWTQLQKSRENVTICIVDMHSITMPHNPPLLRENIFTMAATLLACGVDPAQSTLFVQSAVMEHSELNWILNSLTTMPRLAQLPQFKEKSRMVRDVPLGLFVYPVLQAADIMLYKATHVPVGIDQLQHIQLAQHLARNFNTRYGEMFPVCTPMIEENDGSRILSLREPSKKMSKSDQNPKATINLSDSPDVIKEKIKKAVTDFTSDISYSPKIRPGVSNLVNIHAQVTGMDIATVVEEAKQLDTAKYKERVAEAIIEHLRPIREKINLNLTNRNELIYMLEMGSEKARKAAQQTMCEIKQRLGLGVNAILPPSVYVPPPLPDHSRLTASQRLAKGVLHPDAHPHSMPHFEQRCEPSHGAAANIGGDSGDAVTGESTAKVGAPPIRAIRRPIVPVQTMRVEKSFNRNPSRHIFKLDTFNMPKIGFRDSNMTPTISRSDQRDRRNPVMGFAAPTSLSAVNSISGFKYGNSNPSALASIASQVNAAHRQQEMVSSVANSAYYKAASSSFNSKSPSVVNVAVNSAPNRNNAATKAVMMANAASSNSSTGSSSSSGSSSSNATLNTANSGSSSSSSSNNSITTKSEDSSDTTDEDGEQSVEDQDDDDDSYATVPSEDKMENSN; this is translated from the exons ATGTTTCGCGTTGGTAAATTTAATGTAAATCGTGCCAACCGTCTAACGCGTATCACACGTCGAATGTCGTTGGCCAAGCGTTTGCTAAATGCCAGTCAAATTCAATCATCCGGAACTGCTCCCAGGGAACGAATGCCCACACCGCCCACGAGTCAATCCTGCTTAGCTAGTAAGTTACAGAAGAAGTCGCAAACGGTCGACCCGGACCAGATCCAGGGCCCTCCG CAGAATCAGCGCTGGCCGCGAAAAATCTTCAGCGGCATTCAGCCAACTGGCTCACTGCATCTGGGCAACTATTTGGGCGCGGTGCGCAAATGGACGCAGCTGCAGAAATCCCGTGAAAATGTAACCATTTGCATTGTTGACATGCATTCGATTACAATGCCGCATAACCCGCCTCTGCTGCGAGAGAACATCTTCACGATGGCCGCAACGCTGCTCGCCTGCGGCGTTGATCCCGCCCAAAGCACACTGTTCGTGCAGTCTGCCGTAATGGAGCACAGCGAACTTAACTGGATACTCAACTCGCTGACCACAATGCCGCGCTTGGCCCAGCTGCCGCAGTTCAAGGAAAAGTCGCGTATGGTTCGGGATGTGCCCCTCGGCTTGTTTGTCTATCCGGTGCTGCAGGCGGCAGACATTATGCTCTACAA AGCTACCCATGTGCCCGTTGGAATCGATCAGCTGCAACATATACAACTGGCACAGCATTTGGCGCGCAACTTTAATACGCGCTATGGTGAAATGTTTCCGGTTTGCACTCCAATGATTGAGGAAAACGATGGCTCCCGTATACTGTCTTTGCGCGAACCATCCAAGAAGATGTCGAAATCCGACCAGAATCCCAAAGCCACCATTAACTTAAGCGATTCACCCGATGTCATCAAGGAGAAGATTAAGAAGGCCGTCACTGATTTCACTTCGGACATCTCGTACAGTCCCAAAATTCGGCCCGGTGTCAGTAATCTGGTCAATATTCATGCTCAAGTTACCGGCATGGACATTGCGACGGTGGTCGAGGAGGCCAAACAATTGGACACGGCCAAATATAAGGAGCGTGTGGCCGAGGCGATCATTGAGCATTTACGCCCGATACGCGAAAAGATTAACCTAAATTTGACCAATCGCAACGAACTTATCTACATGCTGGAAATGGGCTCTGAGAAGGCGCGCAAGGCTGCCCAACAGACCATGTGCGAGATCAAGCAGCGTTTGGGCCTGGGCGTTAATGCCATTCTGCCGCCATCCGTGTATGTGCCGCCGCCACTGCCGGACCACTCCAGATTAACGGCTAGCCAGCGTCTGGCTAAAGGCGTACTTCATCCGGACGCCCATCCCCACAGCATGCCGCACTTCGAGCAGCGCTGTGAACCCAGCCATGGTGCCGCCGCTAACATTGGTGGCGATTCTGGGGATGCGGTCACTGGAGAATCAACAGCCAAGGTGGGTGCACCGCCTATCCGGGCTATACGTCGACCTATTGTGCCCGTGCAGACGATGCGTGTGGAAAAGTCCTTTAATCGGAACCCCTCCcggcatatatttaaattggaCACATTCAATATGCCCAAAATTGGATTTCGTGATTCAAACATGACTCCTACTATAAGTCGGTCGGACCAGCGAGATCGCCGCAATCCTGTCATGGGCTTTGCAGCGCCCACCTCATTGAGCGCTGTAAATAGCATCTCTGGCTTTAAGTATGGTAACTCGAATCCCAGCGCTTTGGCTTCCATTGCAAGCCAAGTGAATGCGGCTCATAGACAGCAGGAAATGGTCAGCAGTGTGGCCAACAGTGCTTACTATAAAGCGGCTTCCAGCTCCTTTAATAGCAAAAGTCCCAGTGTGGTCAATGTTGCAGTCAACTCCGCACCCAACCGTAACAATGCGGCTACCAAAGCGGTTATGATGGCCAATGCCGCCAGCTCCAACAGCTCGACTGGCTCCAGTAGCTCCTCCGGCTCCAGCAGCTCCAACGCCACTCTCAACACAgccaacagcggcagcagcagcagcagcag
- the LOC6624439 gene encoding dihydrolipoyl dehydrogenase, mitochondrial, with product MQSTLRRTLTAVAKTPLRTNAAILGALNSRCYSSTHEADIVVIGSGPGGYVAAIKAAQMGMKAVSVEKEATLGGTCLNVGCIPSKALLNNSHYYHMAHSGDLANRGINCGTVSLDLEKLMAQKTNAVKALTGGIAMLFKKNKVTQLTGFGSIVNPNEVKVTKNDGTTETVKTKNILIATGSEVTPFPGITIDEEVIVSSTGALKLAQVPKHMVVIGAGVIGLELGSVWSRLGAEVTAIEFMDTIGGVGIDNEVSKTFQKVLTKQGLKFKLGTKVMGATRSGNSVTVSVEDAKSGAKEEIQCDTLLVSVGRRPYTEGLGLEAVGIVKDDRGRIPVNATFQTVVPNIYAIGDCIHGPMLAHKAEDEGLITIEGIQGGHVHIDYNCVPSVVYTHPEVAWVGKSEEALKQEGVAYKVGKFPFLANSRAKTNNETDGFVKVLADKATDRVLGTHIIGPVAGELINEAVLAMEYGASSEDIARVCHAHPTCAEALREANVAAAFGKPINF from the exons ATGCAGTCGACATTACGCAGAACTCTGACAGCTGTAGCCAAg ACACCGCTGCGCACCAATGCCGCTATTCTGGGTGCATTAAATTCCCGATGCTACTCCAGCACACATGAGGCGGATATTGTAGTGATTGGTTCTGGGCCCGGAGGCTATGTGGCTGCCATTAAAGCTGCCCAGATGGGCATGAAGGCTGTCAGCGTAGAGAAGGAGGCTACTCTGGGCGGCACCTGTCTGAATGTGGGCTGCATTCCCTCAAAAGCTTTGTTAAACAATTCACACTACTATCACATGGCCCATTCAGGCGATTTGGCCAATCGCGGCATTAACTGCGGCACTGTCTCACTCGATCTGGAGAAGCTCATGGCCCAGAAGACGAATGCAGTAAAAGCGCTCACCGGCGGCATTGCCATgctttttaagaaaaataaagtcACACAGCTGACAGGTTTCGGCAGCATTGTCAATCCCAATGAGGTGAAGGTGACGAAGAACGACGGCACCACTGAGACCGTTAAGACCAAGAATATACTGATTGCCACCGGCTCTGAGGTTACTCCATTCCCAGGAATCACT ATTGATGAGGAGGTAATTGTGAGCAGCACTGGCGCCCTGAAGCTAGCCCAAGTGCCCAAGCATATGGTCGTGATTGGTGCTGGAGTTATTGGCTTGGAGCTCGGCTCAGTGTGGTCGCGTCTGGGCGCTGAGGTTACTGCCATTGAATTCATGGACACCATTGGCGGCGTTGGCATTGACAATGAGGTTTCCAAGACCTTCCAGAAGGTGCTCACCAAGCAGGGGCTCAAGTTCAAGCTGGGCACCAAAGTGATGGGCGCCACgcgcagcggcaacagcgtTACTGTCTCTGTGGAGGATGCCAAATCTGGTGCCAAGGAAGAGATTCAGTGCGACACCCTGTTGGTGAGCGTGGGACGTCGCCCCTACACAGAAGGTCTTGGTCTGGAGGCTGTAGGCATTGTTAAGGACGATCGCGGTCGTATTCCCGTCAATGCCACCTTCCAGACGGTGGTGCCGAACATTTACGCCATTGGCGATTGTATTCATGGACCAATGTTGGCGCACAAGGCCGAGGATGAGGGTTTGATTACCATTGAGGGCATCCAAGGCGGACACGTGCACATTGACTACAATTGCGTGCCCAGCGTGGTCTATACACACCCTGAGGTCGCGTGGGTTGGCAAATCAGAGGAGGCACTTAAACAGGAGGGTGTTGCCTACAAAGTCGGCAAGTTCCCCTTCCTGGCGAACTCTCGTGCCAAGACGAACAACGAAACCGATGGCTTCGTCAAAGTGCTGGCTGATAAGGCAACGGACCGCGTGCTGGGCACGCACATTATTGGCCCTGTCGCCGGCGAGCTTATCAATGAGGCCGTTCTGGCCATGGAGTATGGAGCTTCGTCGGAGGATATTGCTCGTGTCTGTCATGCGCATCCG ACCTGTGCTGAAGCTTTACGTGAGGCCAACGTGGCGGCCGCATTTGGAAAGCCTATAAATTTCTAG
- the MED19 gene encoding mediator of RNA polymerase II transcription subunit 19, which translates to MMNNYGNIMMDSPRSSPHGGRSPVVARQDSSGTLKTTISLGKTPTIIHTGPFYSMKEPPAKAELTGDKDLMTEYGLHHTLTKFKEKKFKESLASFLPNIPGINDLITHPVENSTLRSVIEKPPIGGKELLPLTAVQLAGFRLHPGPLPEQYRTTYATPARKHKNKHKKHKHKDGITTGGPESTLLDSAGLETYEKKHKKQKRHEDDKERKKRKKEKKRKKKNQSPEPGAALGIGLPSGGGAVAAGMGGPVMGATAGMSNPMATGGVGVGVGVGMNAGMGLNSFPTSLQMQQQLPMQHQQQQMPSGALLGSVLGNSGGGAGGGAGNASGGPGSLLMSQF; encoded by the exons ATGATGAACAACTACGGCAACATAATGATGGACTCACCCAGATCCTCACCGCACGGCGGCCGCTCGCCTGTGGTGGCGCGACAGGACTCGTCGGGAACGCTGAAAACGACGATATCTTTGGGTAAGACGCCAACGATAATACACACGGGTCCGTTCTACTCGATGAAGGAGCCACCGGCGAAAGCTGAGTTAACGGGCGACAAGGATCTCATGACCGAATATGGACTGCATCACACGCTGACCAAATTTAAGGAGAAGAAATTTAAGGAATCCCTGGCATCCTTTCTGCCCAACATACCCGGCATCAATGACCTCATCACGCATCCCGTCGAAAATAGCACGCTGCGCAGCGTCATCGAAAAGCCACCAATTGGTGGCAAGGAGCTACTTCCATTGACTGCAGTGCAGTTAGCCGGCTTCCGATTGCATCCAGGACCG CTGCCGGAACAGTACCGCACCACATATGCAACACCTGCGcgcaaacacaaaaacaagcacaaaaagcacaagcacaaagACGGAATTACCACGGGGGGCCCGGAGTCAACATTGCTGG ATTCTGCTGGCCTGGAGACGTACGAGAAGaagcacaaaaaacaaaagcgccACGAGGATGACAAGGAACGCAAGAAACGCaaaaaggagaaaaaacgCAAAAAGAAGAATCAAAGCCCCGAGCCAGGCGCGGCACTGGGCATCGGTCTGCCCAGTGGCGGCGGTGCTGTCGCCGCTGGCATGGGCGGACCAGTGATGGGTGCCACCGCTGGCATGTCCAATCCAATGGCAACAGgtggcgtgggcgtgggcgttggcgttggcatGAATGCGGGCATGGGCCTAAACAGTTTTCCCACGTCgctgcaaatgcaacaacagctccccatgcagcatcagcagcaacagatgcCCAGTGGGGCGTTATTGGGCTCTGTTTTGGGCAACAGTGGCGGCGGCGCTGGAGGCGGCGCTGGTAATGCCAGTGGCGGCCCAGGTAGCTTATTAATGTCACAGTTTTAG
- the LOC6624475 gene encoding glycerol-3-phosphate phosphatase, whose product MYKQTCTNLLNLTPVEVTAWLNSFDAVISDCDGVLWVYGNAIGGSVDTMNQLKKMGKSIYFCTNNSTKTRAELLAKGVELGFQITEEGIISTAHATAEYLKHRNFNKCVYIIGSEGIAQELDAVGIRHTRVGPDVMQGNLGEFMAKHLKLDSNIGAVVVGFDEHFSFPKMTKAASYLSDPNCLFIATNTDERFPMPSFVVPGSGSFVNAIKTCAEREPFVIGKPNPAICESLIKHKKINPARTLMIGDRANTDILLGYNCGFQTLLVGTGIHHLCDVQRWKRSTNPEDKKLIPDVYLPKLGDLLPAIVNTMTHGSY is encoded by the exons ATGTATAAACAAACGTGCACCAACTTGCTGAATCTTACACCTGTAGAGGTCACTGCCTGGCTAAACAGTTTCGATGCCGTTATATCCGATTGTGATG gcgTACTGTGGGTATATGGAAATGCAATTGGCGGATCCGTGGATACCATGAACCAGTTGAAGAAAATGGGAAAGAGCATTTATTTCTGCACAAATAATTCGACAAAAACGCGTGCAGAGCTGCTGGCCAAAGGTGTGGAGCTGGGCTTTCAAATTACTGAGGAAGGCATTATATCGACAGCTCATGCAACAGCCGAGTACCTGAAGCATCGCAACTTTAACAAGTGCGTCTATATTATTGGTTCGGAAGGTATTGCCCAGGAATTGGACGCAGTTGGCATACGGCATACACGTGTTGGGCCAGATGTTATGCAAGGTAATCTGGGCGAGTTTATGGCGAAGCATTTAAAGCTAGATTCGAATATTGGCGCCGTTGTGGTCGGATTTGATGAGCATTTCAGTTTTCCCAAAATGACAAAAGCTGCATCCTACCTGAGCGATCCAAACTGTTTGTTCATTGCAACCAATACAGATGAACGTTTTCCTATGCCTTCTTTTGTTGTGCCCGGAAGTGGCAGTTTTGTGAATGCCATTAAAACGTGTGCGGAGCGAGAACCCTTCGTTATTGGGAAACCAAATCCGGCCATATGCGAGTCGCTGATTAAGCACAAGAAGATCAATCCGGCGCGGACTCTTATGATTGGCGATCGTGCCAATACGGACATTCTACTGGGATATAATTGTGGATTTCAGACACTGCTGGTGGGCACGGGCATTCATCACTTGTGCGATGTGCAGCGGTGGAAGCGTAGCACAAACCCGGAGGACAAGAAGTTGATACCGGATGTGTACCTGCCGAAATTGGGTGACCTGCTGCCCGCCATTGTGAACACCATGACACATGGAagttattaa
- the LOC6623611 gene encoding glycerol-3-phosphate phosphatase, producing the protein MFKASAINLLDLQPEQVNSWLQSFDTVISDCDATLWHDDTAIEGAADVLNALQTRAGKRVYLITNNGLKTRHEIWQRAQRLGFQLPNETHIISPTQTIVDYLKQTTDITKRAYVVGNAAIARELNDAGIESFGAGEPEQLQPDVKWQQFVQRELSQPAAVANVGAVIVGWDEHFSYCKIARACHILCSNKDCAFLVTNKDAVHKYPSYHIPGTGAFVAAIEACAEREALEMGKPNPLVLQPLLNAAALQPERTLMIGDCCKIDVTFARNCNLQSLLVGTGSYQLDTLHANPQLPRPDVFLPKLANLLPYI; encoded by the exons ATGTTTAAGGCAAGCGCTATCAATTTGCTGGATCTCCAGCCCGAGCAGGTGAACAGCTGGTTGCAAAGCTTCGACACAGTTATCAGCGACTGCGACG CGACATTGTGGCACGATGACACGGCTATTGAAGGTGCCGCTGATGTGCTGAATGCCTTGCAGACTCGTGCCGGCAAACGcgtttatttaattacaaataatgGCCTAAAGACACGCCACGAAATTTGGCAGCGCGCCCAGCGTCTAGGCTTTCAGCTACCCAATGAGACGCACATCATCTCGCCGACGCAAACCATTGTCGATTATCTGAAGCAGACAACCGACATTACAAAGCGGGCTTATGTGGTTGGAAATGCGGCGATTGCCCGGGAACTAAATGACGCGGGCATTGAAAGTTTTGGCGCAGGCGAAccagagcagctgcagccagaCGTCAAGTGGCAGCAGTTTGTGCAGCGCGAATTAAGCCAGCCCGCAGCTGTTGCCAATGTGGGCGCCGTAATTGTTGGCTGGGACGAGCATTTCAGCTATTGTAAAATTGCGCGCGCCTGTCACATACTGTGCAGCAACAAGGACTGCGCCTTTCTCGTCACCAACAAGGATGCGGTGCACAAGTATCCGTCATATCATATACCCGGCACTGGCGCCTTTGTTGCCGCCATTGAGGCTTGTGCGGAACGCGAGGCTTTGGAAATGGGCAAACCCAATCCCTTGGTGCTACAGCCGCTGCTAAATGCGGCCGCCTTGCAGCCCGAACGCACGCTCATGATTGGCGATTG CTGCAAAATCGATGTCACCTTTGCCAGAAACTGCAATCTGCAATCGCTGTTGGTGGGCACAGGCAGCTATCAATTGGATACATTGCATGCGAATCCCCAGCTGCCACGGCCAGATGTTTTTCTGCCCAAACTGGCCAATCTATTGCCATATATTTGA
- the Grd gene encoding gamma-aminobutyric acid receptor alpha-like: MCASRATTTQTKTTSGNASADLIDGDYSGSSRSSSCPSWLAQGQRLNLRIFKLLISCCLLMCCIYTNAWQLSIGQLGVMAGSIKGRGETHRLNEIGAGSLTRSWLTQSNNHANISELLDNLLRGYDNSIRPDFGGPPATIEVDIMVRSMGPISEVDMTYSMDCYFRQSWVDKRLAFEGAQDTLALSVSMLARIWKPDTYFYNGKQSYLHTITTPNKFVRIHQNGRILYSSRLTIKAGCPMNLADFPMDIQKCPLKFGSFGYTTSDVIYRWNKERPAVAIAEDMKLSQFDLVDCPAGNITDIVYKAAAPMPQHYNNKDTFPSKQPPNPNSKNYNNNNNNKVMSTFAGPGAKNQHVRGTGLKLDKGAFGSGRGVAGGGGLVTNLAGSISLETHHPSEYSMLMVNFHLQRHMGNFLIQVYGPCCLLVVLSWVSFWLNREATADRVSLGITTVLTMTFLGLEARTDLPKVSYPTALDFFVFLSFGFIFATILQFAVVHYFTKYGSGECYFIIEELESDSAESETDADASGQSDFRGSSESKIYEVIPLSMCAINMPASGSSRLGMLHSRRTTRNRRHGLTGFSFWRCLDWFSCRRRRRQPRKATCSDEDEEYDEQTQLRFDEAPCTSAAAAAAAAATAAQSPPPTVGRRRMSFYRREELEARRKGKRTPQYNSVSKIDRASRIVFPLLFFLINVFYWYGYLSRSSRILANTPTST, encoded by the exons ATGTGCGCAagcagagcaacaacaactcaaacaaaaacaacatccGGCAATGCGTCGGCTGACCTCATCGACGGCGACTACtctggcagcagcaggagcagcagttGTCCGTCCTGGCTGGCGCAAGGACAACGTTTAAACTTGCGCATATTTAAACTTTTGATTAGCTGCTGCCTTCTAATGTGCTGCATTTATACAAATGCCTGGCAATTGTCCATTGGCCAACTTGGGGTCATGGCCGGCAGCATCAAAGGGCGCGGCGAAACGCATCGACTGAACGAGATTGGAGCCGGCTCGTTGACGCGCTCCTGGCTAACGCAGAGCAATAATCATGCCAACATCTCCGAATTGTTGGACAATTTGCTGCGTGGCTATGATAATAGCATTCGACCGGATTTCGGTG GTCCACCAGCCACCATTGAGGTGGACATAATGGTGCGTAGTATGGGTCCAATATCAGAAGTGGATATG ACCTACTCGATGGACTGTTACTTTCGGCAATCCTGGGTGGATAAACGGCTCGCCTTCGAGGGTGCCCAGGACACGCTGGCGCTGTCAGTGTCAATGCTGGCGCGCATTTGGAAGCCGGATACGTATTTTTACAATGGCAAACAGAGCTATTTACACACGATAACCACCCCGAATAAGTTTGTGCGCATCCATCAGAATGGGCGTATTCTGTACTCCAGCCGGCTGACAATTAAAGCAGGCTGTCCCATGAATCTCGCGGATTTTCCCATGGACATACAGAAATGCCCGCTGAAATTTGGCTCAT TTGGCTACACCACGTCGGATGTCATTTATCGGTGGAACAAAGAGCGACCGGCAGTTGCCATTGCTGAGGACATGAAATTGTCACAATTCGATTTGGTCGATTGTCCGGCGGGTAATATAACGGACATTGTTTACAAGGCAGCCGCACCGATGCCCCAGcactacaacaacaaggacacgTTCCCATCCAAGCAGCCGCCCAATCCCAATAGCaagaactacaacaacaacaacaacaacaaagtgatGTCAACTTTTGCGGGCCCGGGTGCCAAAAATCAACATGTCCGCGGCACTGGCCTAAAACTAGACAAAGGCGCCTTCGGCTCGGGACGCGGCGTTGCCGGTGGCGGTGGTCTTGTCACGAATCTGGCGGGCAGCATCAGCTTGGAAACGCATCATCCAT CGGAATACTCGATGCTGATGGTAAATTTTCATCTGCAGCGGCACATGGGCAACTTTCTGATTCAGGTCTATGGGCCTTGCTGTCTGCTGGTGGTGCTCAGCTGGGTCTCGTTTTGGCTGAATCGTGAGGCGACTGCAGATCGCGTTTCTCTGGGCATTACCACGGTGCTGACCATGACATTTTTGGGCTTGGAAGCACGCACAGATTTGCCCAAGGTGTCGTATCCCACAGCGTTGGACTTCTTTGTGTTCCTCTCATTTGGCTTCATCTTTGCGACCATTCTACAATTCGCAGTTGTCCATTACTTTACCAAATATGGTTCCGGGGAGTGTTACTTTATTATTGAGGAGCTGGAGTCGGATTCGGCCGAATCTGAAACGGATGCAGATGCCAGCGGCCAGTCGGACTTTCGCGGCAGCAGTGAATCCAAGATCTATGAGGTTATACCGTTGTCCATGTGCGCCATCAACATGCCAGCATCCGGCAGCAGTCGCCTGGGCATGCTTCACTCCAGACGCACCACGCGTAATCGACGCCACGGACTGACGGGCTTCAGCTTCTGGCGCTGCTTGGACTGGTTCAGCTGCCGGCGACGACGGCGTCAGCCACGCAAGGCTACCTGCTCCGATGAGGATGAGGAGTACGATGAACAGACGCAACTGCGTTTCGATGAGGCGCCCTGCacatcagcagctgcagcggcagcggcggcggcaacagctgcaCAAAGCCCACCGCCCACCGTGGGACGCAGGCGCATGTCCTTCTATAGGCGCGAGGAGCTGGAGGCGCGCCGCAAGGGCAAACGTACACCGCAATACAATTCGGTATCGAAAATAGATCGTGCCTCAAGAATTGTATTCCCGTTGCTGTTCTTTCTGATCAATGTGTTCTACTGGTACGGCTACCTGTCCAGGAGCTCGCGCATTTTGGCCAATACGCCAACGAGCACCTGA